Proteins encoded together in one Acidimicrobiales bacterium window:
- a CDS encoding radical SAM protein produces the protein MTSLRWELAERPKDQGTLFDEPVFEREPGRGEFRGIEFLHVRSRRIINEVKGAPFGFRFTINAYRGCTHACTYCFARPTHTYLDLDADEDFERRIVVKTNAVALLRSELAGRRWAGDMIAMGTNTDPYQRAEGKYRLTRGVLEVLTEAANPFSILTKSTLVLRDLELLAEAASRTDVRVNLSIGTLDEAVWRATEPGTPHPARRVEAVERLNAAGVPCGVLMAPVLPELSDAPDQLEAVVKACLGAGARSVSTVLLHLRPGVKDVFLRHLATTHPALVDTYRRRYRDRAYAPRADQQALDTLVNDLVHRHGGTPPSRPRRPDPQPNPPPPPADTQLTLL, from the coding sequence ATGACCTCGCTGCGGTGGGAGCTCGCCGAGCGGCCGAAGGACCAGGGCACGCTGTTCGACGAACCCGTCTTCGAGCGCGAGCCCGGTCGGGGCGAGTTCCGGGGCATCGAGTTCCTCCACGTGCGCTCGCGCCGCATCATCAACGAGGTCAAGGGCGCCCCGTTCGGGTTCCGCTTCACGATCAACGCCTACCGGGGCTGCACCCACGCCTGCACCTACTGCTTCGCCCGGCCCACCCACACCTACCTCGACCTCGACGCCGACGAGGACTTCGAGCGCCGCATCGTGGTGAAGACCAACGCCGTCGCCCTCCTGCGCAGCGAGCTCGCCGGCCGCCGGTGGGCGGGCGACATGATCGCCATGGGCACCAACACCGACCCCTACCAGCGGGCCGAAGGCAAGTACCGCCTCACCCGGGGCGTGCTGGAGGTGCTCACCGAGGCCGCCAACCCCTTCTCGATCCTCACCAAGTCGACGCTCGTGCTGCGCGACCTCGAGCTGCTCGCCGAGGCGGCGTCGCGCACCGACGTGCGCGTCAACCTGTCGATCGGCACCCTCGACGAGGCGGTGTGGCGAGCCACCGAACCCGGTACGCCCCATCCGGCGCGCCGGGTCGAGGCCGTCGAGCGGCTCAACGCCGCCGGGGTGCCGTGCGGTGTGCTCATGGCGCCGGTGCTGCCCGAGCTGTCCGACGCCCCCGACCAGCTGGAGGCCGTGGTGAAGGCCTGCCTCGGCGCCGGAGCCCGGTCGGTGTCGACGGTGCTGCTGCACCTGCGGCCGGGCGTGAAGGACGTCTTCCTCCGCCACCTGGCCACCACCCACCCCGCCCTCGTCGACACCTACCGCCGCCGCTACCGCGACCGCGCCTACGCCCCCCGAGCCGACCAGCAGGCGCTCGACACCCTCGTCAACGACCTCGTCCACCGCCACGGCGGCACCCCGCCCTCCCGCCCCCGCCGCCCCGATCCCCAACCCAACCCTCCGCCCCCACCCGCCGACACCCAGCTCACCCTCCTGTAG